A genomic window from Megalobrama amblycephala isolate DHTTF-2021 linkage group LG2, ASM1881202v1, whole genome shotgun sequence includes:
- the mfsd6a gene encoding major facilitator superfamily domain-containing protein 6-A isoform X1: MADDRVAILTDDEEELKRRHLERFDRLSLEIKSDQPSQPSENNVPSDTAPTPSPQNDMGCCERLFLRVNRYLLVSKVFYLFFYAAYGSLHPLLALYYKQLGMSPTQSGLLVGIRYFIEFCSAPFWGIVADRFRKGKAVLLFSVLCWLFFNSGIAFVQPADMKCQENLPTTTAMVATVHPTTSNETFYLNTTSILATKKMRQRRDLIGHYPWRTILLSVQSSGYSAEHRFKRDSNMSFTVASDEPASTTESVQTTTTQPKPSTSISTSTPNSTNTTSSSTTQSTTLKPKLPPPEYNMDQVHAIFLLILLVIITGEFFSAPAITIVDTVTLQYLGLHRDRYGLQRMWGSLGWGVAMLCVGIWIDHTSTNLVIGECVMENYKNYHIAFIVFGVLMGVALIVATQFKFNVQHQNNSEENEVGNQQQNTQPRASPGRDISETQTVVQAEEFHYWDLMRLLCGVQYGTVLFVAWFMGFGYGFVFTFLYWHLQDLTGTTTLFGVCSVLSHVSELAAYFTSHKFIELVGHIRVLYIGLACNTARYLYISYLENAWTVLPMEVLQGITHASVWAACISYLSAAVPSPLRTSAQGILQGLHLGLGRGCGAMVGGIFVNYFGAAETFRGIGMTSLVILLLFSLIMCITGQNEKKEDKMLAENIPIPFSPVPIATIDLVQNTTDVAAPARPEPKLPARKTRHQEEQEDLNKPAWVPSGSPWVTVVLLFYQIREMVVMAKTHPPVEVLPLQDTPEVPSDSREDNQSPPVFSDALHQESFPSSLQSQKDPGPPEAIAQLEFPPHSVLQPNS; encoded by the exons atggcagatgaccGTGTAGCCATCTTAACTGATGATGAAGAGGAGCTGAAAAGGAGACACCTTGAGCGCTTTGACCGTCTATCGCTTGAGATTAAATCAGATCAACCATCCCAGCCATCTGAAAACAATGTACCAAGCGATACGGCACCAACTCCATCCCCTCAAAACGACATGGGCTGCTGCGAGCGATTGTTCCTACGGGTCAACCGCTACCTCCTTGTGTCAAAAGTCTTTTATTTATTCTTCTATGCTGCATATGGTTCCCTTCATCCACTTCTTGCTCTGTACTACAAGCAGCTAGGGATGAGTCCCACCCAAAGTGGTCTCTTAGTGGGAATCCGATATTTCATTGAGTTCTGTAGTGCCCCTTTTTGGGGCATTGTTGCAGATCGCTTCAGGAAGGGTAAAGCAGTCTTATTGTTCTCAGTGTTATGTTGGCTCTTTTTCAATTCTGGGATTGCTTTTGTGCAACCAGCGGACATGAAGTGTCAAGAGAACCTCCCAACGACCACAGCTATGGTTGCGACTGTCCATCCTACCACATCTAACGAGACATTCTACCTCAATACCACTTCTATCCTGGCAACAAAAAAGATGAGACAGCGCAGGGATCTGATTGGACACTACCCTTGGCGAACCATCCTCTTGTCTGTTCAGTCTTCAGGCTACAGCGCTGAACACCGGTTCAAACGGGACTCTAACATGAGTTTCACTGTGGCATCTGATGAACCAGCGAGCACGACAGAATCTGTCCAAACCACGACCACACAGCCCAAGCCAAGTACATCCATCTCGACGTCAACCCCCAACAGTACAAACACAACGTCCAGCAGCACTACTCAAAGTACCACACTGAAACCAAAACTACCACCTCCTGAATATAACATGGATCAGGTTCACGCCATTTTCCTGCTGATTCTGCTCGTCATCATCACTGGCGAGTTTTTCAGTGCTCCAGCTATTACAATCGTAGATACG GTGACTCTGCAGTACCTGGGCCTGCACCGTGACCGCTACGGTCTCCAGCGAATGTGGGGATCTCTAGGCTGGGGTGTCGCCATGCTCTGCGTCGGCATCTGGATCGACCACACTAGCACCAACCTTGTCATTGGCGAATGCGTCATGGAAAATTACAAGAACTACCATATTGCCTTCATCGTGTTCGGAGTATTAATGGGAGTCGCTCTGATCGTTGCCACTCAGTTTAAGTTCAATGTTCAGCACCAAAACAACAGTGAAGAAAACGAGGTTGGCAACCAGCAGCAAAACACCCAACCTAGAGCTTCCCCTGGAAGGGATATCTCTGAGACCCAAACAGTTGTCCAAGCCGAGGAGTTCCACTACTGGGACTTGATGCGACTGCTGTGCGGCGTACAGTACGGCACTGTGTTATTCGTGGCCTGGTTCATGGGCTTCGGCTATGGGTTTGTTTTTACTTTCCTTTACTGGCATTTACAGGACCTGACAGGAACCACAACACTGTTTGGGGTTTGCTCTGTCCTAAGTCACGTGTCGGAGCTTGCTGCCTATTTCACCAGCCATAAATTCATTGAACTGGTGGGACACATCAG AGTTTTGTACATCGGCCTGGCCTGCAACACGGCACGCTACCTCTACATCTCCTATCTGGAGAATGCCTGGACTGTGCTGCCCATGGAAGTGCTACAAG GAATAACACACGCATCAGTTTGGGCGGCGTGTATCTCATATTTGAGCGCAGCCGTACCTTCGCCGCTTCGAACGTCAGCTCAGGGCATCCTGCAGGGTCTCCACCTCGGCCTGGGCAGGGGCTGCGGGGCGATGGTCGGCGGGATATTTGTCAACTACTTTG GTGCTGCCGAAACGTTCAGAGGAATAGGAATGACCTCACTTGTAATTTTGCTGCTCTTTTCATTAATTATGTGCATCACTGGCCAGAATGAGAAAAAAG AGGACAAGATGCTGGCAGAGAACATTCCTATCCCATTCAGTCCTGTTCCCATTGCGACCATTGACCTGGTTCAGAACACAACAGACGTGGCGGCACCGGCTCGACCCGAGCCCAAACTTCCAGCTCGGAAAACAAGGCACCAGGAAGAGCAGGAGGATCTGAACAAGCCTGCTTGGGTTCCCTCCGGGTCGCCGTGGGTTACAGTCGTTCTCCTGTTTTACCAAATCAGAGAGATGGTCGTCATGGCAAAGACACACCCTCCTGTTGAGGTCCTGCCCCTTCAG GACACACCTGAGGTtccctcagactccagagaagaCAACCAATCACCTCCAGTGTTTAGTGATGCCTTGCATCAGGAAAGCTTTCCCAGCAGCCTCCAGTCCCAGAAGGACCCCGGGCCCCCAGAGGCCATTGCACAGCTTGAATTCCCACCACATTCTGTATTACAACCAAACAGCTGA
- the mfsd6a gene encoding major facilitator superfamily domain-containing protein 6-A isoform X2 yields the protein MADDRVAILTDDEEELKRRHLERFDRLSLEIKSDQPSQPSENNVPSDTAPTPSPQNDMGCCERLFLRVNRYLLVSKVFYLFFYAAYGSLHPLLALYYKQLGMSPTQSGLLVGIRYFIEFCSAPFWGIVADRFRKGKAVLLFSVLCWLFFNSGIAFVQPADMKCQENLPTTTAMVATVHPTTSNETFYLNTTSILATKKMRQRRDLIGHYPWRTILLSVQSSGYSAEHRFKRDSNMSFTVASDEPASTTESVQTTTTQPKPSTSISTSTPNSTNTTSSSTTQSTTLKPKLPPPEYNMDQVHAIFLLILLVIITGEFFSAPAITIVDTVTLQYLGLHRDRYGLQRMWGSLGWGVAMLCVGIWIDHTSTNLVIGECVMENYKNYHIAFIVFGVLMGVALIVATQFKFNVQHQNNSEENEVGNQQQNTQPRASPGRDISETQTVVQAEEFHYWDLMRLLCGVQYGTVLFVAWFMGFGYGFVFTFLYWHLQDLTGTTTLFGVCSVLSHVSELAAYFTSHKFIELVGHIRVLYIGLACNTARYLYISYLENAWTVLPMEVLQGITHASVWAACISYLSAAVPSPLRTSAQGILQGLHLGLGRGCGAMVGGIFVNYFGAAETFRGIGMTSLVILLLFSLIMCITGQNEKKEDKMLAENIPIPFSPVPIATIDLVQNTTDVAAPARPEPKLPARKTRHQEEQEDLNKPAWVPSGSPWVTVVLLFYQIREMVVMAKTHPPVEVLPLQVVKRIMGKIKGHT from the exons atggcagatgaccGTGTAGCCATCTTAACTGATGATGAAGAGGAGCTGAAAAGGAGACACCTTGAGCGCTTTGACCGTCTATCGCTTGAGATTAAATCAGATCAACCATCCCAGCCATCTGAAAACAATGTACCAAGCGATACGGCACCAACTCCATCCCCTCAAAACGACATGGGCTGCTGCGAGCGATTGTTCCTACGGGTCAACCGCTACCTCCTTGTGTCAAAAGTCTTTTATTTATTCTTCTATGCTGCATATGGTTCCCTTCATCCACTTCTTGCTCTGTACTACAAGCAGCTAGGGATGAGTCCCACCCAAAGTGGTCTCTTAGTGGGAATCCGATATTTCATTGAGTTCTGTAGTGCCCCTTTTTGGGGCATTGTTGCAGATCGCTTCAGGAAGGGTAAAGCAGTCTTATTGTTCTCAGTGTTATGTTGGCTCTTTTTCAATTCTGGGATTGCTTTTGTGCAACCAGCGGACATGAAGTGTCAAGAGAACCTCCCAACGACCACAGCTATGGTTGCGACTGTCCATCCTACCACATCTAACGAGACATTCTACCTCAATACCACTTCTATCCTGGCAACAAAAAAGATGAGACAGCGCAGGGATCTGATTGGACACTACCCTTGGCGAACCATCCTCTTGTCTGTTCAGTCTTCAGGCTACAGCGCTGAACACCGGTTCAAACGGGACTCTAACATGAGTTTCACTGTGGCATCTGATGAACCAGCGAGCACGACAGAATCTGTCCAAACCACGACCACACAGCCCAAGCCAAGTACATCCATCTCGACGTCAACCCCCAACAGTACAAACACAACGTCCAGCAGCACTACTCAAAGTACCACACTGAAACCAAAACTACCACCTCCTGAATATAACATGGATCAGGTTCACGCCATTTTCCTGCTGATTCTGCTCGTCATCATCACTGGCGAGTTTTTCAGTGCTCCAGCTATTACAATCGTAGATACG GTGACTCTGCAGTACCTGGGCCTGCACCGTGACCGCTACGGTCTCCAGCGAATGTGGGGATCTCTAGGCTGGGGTGTCGCCATGCTCTGCGTCGGCATCTGGATCGACCACACTAGCACCAACCTTGTCATTGGCGAATGCGTCATGGAAAATTACAAGAACTACCATATTGCCTTCATCGTGTTCGGAGTATTAATGGGAGTCGCTCTGATCGTTGCCACTCAGTTTAAGTTCAATGTTCAGCACCAAAACAACAGTGAAGAAAACGAGGTTGGCAACCAGCAGCAAAACACCCAACCTAGAGCTTCCCCTGGAAGGGATATCTCTGAGACCCAAACAGTTGTCCAAGCCGAGGAGTTCCACTACTGGGACTTGATGCGACTGCTGTGCGGCGTACAGTACGGCACTGTGTTATTCGTGGCCTGGTTCATGGGCTTCGGCTATGGGTTTGTTTTTACTTTCCTTTACTGGCATTTACAGGACCTGACAGGAACCACAACACTGTTTGGGGTTTGCTCTGTCCTAAGTCACGTGTCGGAGCTTGCTGCCTATTTCACCAGCCATAAATTCATTGAACTGGTGGGACACATCAG AGTTTTGTACATCGGCCTGGCCTGCAACACGGCACGCTACCTCTACATCTCCTATCTGGAGAATGCCTGGACTGTGCTGCCCATGGAAGTGCTACAAG GAATAACACACGCATCAGTTTGGGCGGCGTGTATCTCATATTTGAGCGCAGCCGTACCTTCGCCGCTTCGAACGTCAGCTCAGGGCATCCTGCAGGGTCTCCACCTCGGCCTGGGCAGGGGCTGCGGGGCGATGGTCGGCGGGATATTTGTCAACTACTTTG GTGCTGCCGAAACGTTCAGAGGAATAGGAATGACCTCACTTGTAATTTTGCTGCTCTTTTCATTAATTATGTGCATCACTGGCCAGAATGAGAAAAAAG AGGACAAGATGCTGGCAGAGAACATTCCTATCCCATTCAGTCCTGTTCCCATTGCGACCATTGACCTGGTTCAGAACACAACAGACGTGGCGGCACCGGCTCGACCCGAGCCCAAACTTCCAGCTCGGAAAACAAGGCACCAGGAAGAGCAGGAGGATCTGAACAAGCCTGCTTGGGTTCCCTCCGGGTCGCCGTGGGTTACAGTCGTTCTCCTGTTTTACCAAATCAGAGAGATGGTCGTCATGGCAAAGACACACCCTCCTGTTGAGGTCCTGCCCCTTCAGGTAGTGAAGAGGATCATGGGGAAAATA AAAG GACACACCTGA